The following coding sequences are from one Nodosilinea sp. FACHB-141 window:
- a CDS encoding glycosyltransferase, which translates to MRRLRILTWHVHGSYLYYLTQAPHNFYLPTKPGFPEGYGGRLPGFDWGSNVHDIAAEAVRHQDFDCILFQSARNYQEDQYELLSPEQRQLPQLFLEHDPPRQQPTDTRHVVDDPHLLLVHVTAFNQLMWDCGSTPTRVVEHGVMVPEGVRYSGEIPRGIVVVNGLRSRGRRLGADVFEQVRQQVPLDLVGMDAESLGGLGEVDHTALPELVARYRFFFHPIRYTSLGLAVCEAMCLGVPVVGLATTELAMVVENGVSGYIDTNLAALVPRMQQLINDPALAQRLSQGAQQAGMARFNMSRFVQDWNAAFAEALELGRDRQSQRAPALI; encoded by the coding sequence ATGCGACGACTGCGAATTCTCACCTGGCACGTACACGGTAGTTATCTCTACTACCTGACCCAGGCTCCTCACAACTTTTACTTGCCTACCAAACCGGGATTTCCGGAAGGCTATGGCGGGCGGCTGCCGGGGTTTGACTGGGGCAGCAACGTCCACGACATTGCGGCCGAAGCGGTGCGGCATCAAGACTTTGACTGCATTTTGTTTCAGTCAGCCCGCAACTACCAAGAGGATCAGTACGAGCTGCTGAGCCCAGAGCAACGGCAGCTGCCCCAGCTGTTTTTGGAGCATGACCCACCCCGGCAGCAGCCCACAGACACTCGCCATGTAGTGGACGATCCTCACCTGCTGCTGGTGCATGTGACGGCTTTCAATCAGCTGATGTGGGACTGCGGCTCTACACCAACTCGGGTGGTTGAACATGGCGTGATGGTGCCCGAGGGCGTGCGCTATTCGGGTGAAATTCCGAGGGGCATTGTGGTGGTCAACGGGCTGCGATCGCGCGGTCGCCGCTTAGGGGCCGATGTGTTTGAGCAGGTGCGTCAGCAGGTGCCCCTCGACCTAGTGGGCATGGATGCCGAGAGCCTGGGCGGCCTGGGCGAAGTCGACCATACCGCGCTGCCCGAGCTGGTAGCCCGCTATCGATTTTTCTTTCACCCGATTCGCTATACCAGTCTGGGGCTGGCAGTGTGCGAAGCGATGTGCTTGGGGGTGCCGGTGGTAGGGCTCGCCACCACAGAGCTAGCCATGGTGGTTGAAAACGGTGTCTCGGGCTACATCGACACCAACCTGGCGGCCCTGGTACCTCGCATGCAGCAGCTGATTAATGACCCAGCCCTGGCCCAGCGCTTGAGCCAGGGAGCCCAGCAGGCGGGCATGGCCCGATTCAACATGTCGCGATTTGTGCAGGACTGGAATGCTGCCTTTGCCGAAGCGCTGGAGTTGGGACGCGATCGCCAAAGCCAACGCGCCCCAGCCTTGATCTAG
- a CDS encoding glycosyltransferase, whose product MTKRIAIISEHASPLGSFGGTDSGGQNVYVGQTAKQLAALGYQVDVFTRRDDAALPELMLWHNGIRIIHVPAGPPEPVPKEDLLPHMGSFGRYVLAFARRQQRQNEGYHLIHANFWMSALVASQVKQHLGIPFVVTFHALGKVRRRHQGQADRFPNERFAVEEQVVEIADGIVAECPQDRDDLIQLYGAKADKIHIVPCGVDLSEFWPVPKAQARATLGLSMQERVVLQLGRMVPRKGVDTVIEAIAMLAQQNLPTRLVVVGGESPLPDPEKTPEIGRLQALTAKLGLQDRVTFVGQRQREVLKYFYSAADLFVTTPWYEPFGITPLEAMACGTPVIGSNVGGIKFTVRDGETGYLVSPKAAGELCDRIAFLYRHPDVLNLFGRQALRHVTRQFTWPKVASALASIYESVLAKTAAPDVSVDTTEADLAQMEARFDAAILALRQSRRLLSGDILAVSRRLSQCFSRGGKVLVCGNGGSAADAQHFAAELVGRFQCQQRAGLPVMALTADTALLTAWANDVGYNDIFARQVSTFAQPEDVLVVISTSGRSRNLIEAVAAAKARNVHCIGLLGGSGGDLLTLVDEAICVPSPDPQRIQEVQILTLHLICEWIEDDLQRSDRPVQRSLASVPPAKAIETPRPTASVSASQSG is encoded by the coding sequence ATGACTAAGCGGATTGCCATCATCAGTGAACATGCCTCGCCCCTGGGCAGCTTTGGCGGCACCGACAGCGGTGGACAGAATGTCTATGTGGGTCAAACGGCCAAACAGCTGGCGGCCCTGGGCTACCAGGTGGATGTCTTCACCCGCCGCGATGACGCGGCCCTGCCAGAGCTGATGCTGTGGCACAACGGCATTCGCATCATCCACGTGCCGGCGGGGCCGCCGGAGCCGGTGCCTAAGGAAGACCTGCTGCCTCACATGGGGAGTTTTGGCCGCTATGTGCTGGCCTTTGCTCGGCGACAGCAGCGGCAGAACGAGGGCTACCACCTGATCCACGCCAATTTTTGGATGTCGGCTCTGGTGGCCAGCCAGGTGAAACAGCATCTGGGAATTCCGTTTGTGGTTACGTTTCACGCCTTGGGCAAGGTGCGGCGGCGGCACCAGGGGCAAGCCGACCGGTTTCCCAACGAACGCTTCGCCGTTGAAGAGCAGGTGGTGGAAATCGCAGACGGCATTGTAGCCGAATGCCCCCAGGATCGCGACGACCTGATTCAGCTCTACGGTGCCAAAGCAGACAAAATTCATATCGTGCCCTGTGGCGTCGATTTGAGCGAGTTTTGGCCAGTTCCCAAAGCCCAGGCGCGGGCAACCCTGGGGCTGTCGATGCAAGAGCGAGTGGTGCTCCAGCTAGGCCGCATGGTGCCGCGCAAGGGGGTCGATACGGTGATTGAGGCGATCGCCATGCTGGCTCAGCAAAATCTACCCACGCGGCTGGTGGTGGTGGGCGGCGAATCACCGCTGCCCGATCCCGAAAAAACGCCCGAAATCGGTCGCTTGCAGGCACTGACGGCAAAGCTGGGCCTGCAGGACCGGGTCACCTTTGTGGGGCAGCGGCAGCGGGAGGTGCTGAAGTACTTTTACAGTGCCGCCGATCTGTTTGTGACCACCCCCTGGTACGAACCCTTTGGCATTACTCCGCTGGAGGCGATGGCCTGTGGCACACCGGTGATCGGCTCCAACGTGGGAGGGATCAAGTTCACCGTGCGGGATGGGGAGACGGGCTACCTGGTGTCGCCCAAGGCGGCGGGGGAACTGTGCGATCGCATCGCCTTTCTCTACCGGCACCCCGACGTGCTCAACCTGTTTGGGCGACAGGCCCTGCGCCACGTGACCCGCCAGTTTACCTGGCCTAAAGTGGCTAGCGCCCTGGCCTCGATTTACGAGTCTGTCTTGGCTAAAACCGCTGCACCAGACGTTTCGGTAGACACCACCGAGGCCGATCTGGCTCAGATGGAAGCCCGCTTTGACGCCGCTATTTTGGCCCTGCGCCAGTCGCGCCGCTTGCTCAGCGGCGACATTCTGGCGGTATCGCGCCGGCTCAGCCAGTGCTTTAGCCGCGGGGGCAAGGTGCTGGTGTGCGGCAACGGGGGCAGCGCCGCCGACGCCCAACACTTTGCCGCCGAGCTGGTGGGCCGCTTTCAGTGCCAGCAGCGGGCTGGGCTGCCGGTGATGGCCCTAACCGCCGACACCGCCCTGCTTACCGCCTGGGCCAATGACGTGGGCTACAACGACATCTTTGCCCGCCAGGTGTCTACCTTTGCCCAGCCCGAGGATGTGCTGGTGGTGATCAGCACTAGCGGCCGCTCCCGCAACCTGATCGAGGCGGTGGCCGCCGCCAAAGCCCGCAACGTCCACTGCATTGGGCTGCTGGGCGGCAGCGGCGGCGACCTGCTGACTCTGGTGGATGAGGCGATCTGCGTTCCCAGCCCTGATCCCCAACGCATTCAGGAGGTGCAGATTTTAACCCTGCACCTGATCTGCGAGTGGATCGAGGACGACTTGCAGCGATCGGACCGCCCTGTGCAGCGATCG